The nucleotide sequence GCTTTTTAtatctttttattaataaaaacctATTTTTGGGCAAGATGGGACTTAGAAAGATGACCGCCCCTTATGTTTTTGGGCAAGAGGGAACATAGAAAGAGGAGTTGACATAAGGCCACTCGGGGCGGGAGCGTGATGAAGGCCGGTCACGCGTTATGAAGGAACGGCACACCGCCGCCGGTCTAATGACCACGCGTTATATTTGTAACGCGTTAACTACACAACGcgttgaagttttgaaaatggACCGTTTTTTTTTTACCGTTGTAAATTTTTTTGACCGTTTGTTTGAAGTAATTGAttaaattttttatataaatcccACATATATCAATAAACAAACTCAAAAACCTCTCCACTATTCTCACACTCAATACAAAAAATTAAAACACTCTCCAACTCAATCTAAATAATTTTACAAGAAATatggaaggttcaagcaagagaggtgGCGGATCGAAAAAAAGAGGTTCGAGTACGAAGAAAAATCCCGTAAGGCCAAGGGTTCGAGCGAATCTTGGTGAGCCGGCGCGCTTTAGGTTGCAAGACGAACCCGACCAAGTCCCAACCTTTCCAAaccaacaatatccaccctttcaaacccaacaatatccaccgtttcaatcgcaaacgtaccataaccaaccgttcgttccaccgtttcaacctcaccaatttcaatcgcaaacgtatcaaacccaaccccacacactcgacccactactagaagacaacaccctcATTCATCATTTTGCAAAAGCGTGGCATGAACCACGTGAACCACAACAAAGTCTTGACGAggacgaggaagaggaagaagaagcggaggaagaggaagaggaagaagaacaaaATGTTGAGGTTCAAGAAATCGCTCCAATCGGCCGACAACCTTGGACGAGCGAGGAGGAGGTGTCGTTGACGAAGGCGTATTTGCACATCTCGGAGAGTAGGAAACACGGGAACGAGCAACGAAAGGATGCGTTTTGGAGACGGGTAATTAATCATTTTAGGCAACTTTCCGGTGCAAGGATACGAAACATGGACCAAATGACGTCGAAGTGGACGGATTTGAACGGGAAAATTAGCAAGTTCAacgcttgtttcattcaaaaggtatgttttttattaaaaaaaaacagttttatttaaaaaaaaacgttttatttaaaaaaaacagtttattaaaaaaaacagttttatttaaaaaaactgttttatttaaaaaaaacagtttatataaaaaaacagtttataaaaaaaacagtttttataaaaaacagtttataaaaaaaacagttttatataaaaaaacagtttataaaaaaaaaacagttttatataaaaaaacagtttataaaaaaacagttttatataaaaaacagtttataaaaaaaaacagtttttaaaaaaaaaacagtttatataaaaaaacagttttataaaaaacagtttaaaaaaaacagttttttataaaaaaacagttttttaaaaaaaacagtttttataacatttttattttttttgtagagCCGAAACCCACAAAGTGGAGCGAGCGAGGCGACGATCATGCAACAAGCCACCGCAGAGTATTGCAAAACGTACTCTAAGGGAACTTTTCCACACGTGGCGGCATGGGAAGTTGCGAGACATCACCCGAAGTGGGTCCCCATTGAGTTGGTTGACACGCATGGTCCTACGGCTCCAAAAAAACGAGGCGGTTCGAAAAGATCAAAGACATCCGAGTCGGGGAACTACACGACTTccgcgtcggataacttgccccaAATGAACTTAAACGACGACCCTCTTGACGAACCCGATCAACCCCTTAACGAGCCCGTTGAGGAAGATACACCCACAAGGCCACGACGCAGACGAGGTGGTGAATCGTCAAGCAAAGGGAAGGAGGCGGTGGCGGAGTCGATCTTTAGAATCGAAGAGGAGAAAATGACCCAATTCAAGAAGGCCgaacaaagaaaagaaacaatGATGTCCCTAAAAGTTGAACGGGAGCAGGCGTACAAGGAACACTTGAAAACGATTgaaagacaaaatgatttaaaaatcttgtgtgaAAACCACGCCCATCTCGACGAACCGTTCAAGTCAGTTGTCATTGAACAAAAGCGCGCGATTTGCGCAAAGTGGGGTTGGGAGATGCCACcggtttagttgttttttttatttggttatgtaatttatttttaaagtttaatgaaatttataatttagtgttttatttttaatttctaattttaaaatgaaaattaaaaaaattgggagtaatagaattccatcactagtgattccacccagtggcggacccaggatttttttcTAATGGGGTCCATTTTTTTCGATGTTCAGATTTTTCACAACTAAATGATAGAATTTTCGGGTCGGTCGTCATTCGGGTCGGAATGATCCTGGGTCCCTATGGGTAATCATCTCAGAAATCAGATACACTTTAATATGCAGGATGTAAAAGAAAATAAAGTTGCTTTGAATTGTCATTCCGTTTCATGACACTTTTTCAATCTCCAAAACAATGCATAAGTTTCATATTATTCTTAGGGTGGTTCACTTGGAGTTTTGGACCCATGAAACTATGCATCCAGTTTAGAAGTTTTGTCATTGAAACTCAAAAGTGGGCCTTGCTTTTTGTTGCATGAAATAAGAAAACTGCTAAAAAACGGAAAAGATAGCTTGAATAAGGATTGAACTTGTGACCTCTTTGTTAGGAAAGAAAGGATTTACCACCACACCAGTTCTGCTTTTGACACTATGGGGTCCAACTAAATTATCTTATGGGGTCCATGATCAATTTAATATACCGGATctattaaattttttaaaaaagattggggtccggggaccccgacccactctatgtgggtccgcccctgattccacccctcctacatttctatcactagtgatagaaatttggttgatgacatGTCATGATTTGATTGAAGAGTGGGAGTGATAGCatccatcactagtgaaccacccctagtcccctaacAATAGATGATTGGGTGGGTAAAAAGTTTACTTCTTCTCATGAGGTGACCAACCCTTTCACCCTTATGGTTTAGTTACATTTTCCACGTTATAGAACACAAACATTCTCGACAGTGTAGTGTACCTAGCTTTTAACTCTGATAATTCAAATTACAACTAATTATCCGATTTCAAATTTAAATTACATAATACTTATTTAAATACGTATTTTTGTAGttgattacgtgattttgaataatTAAATTAAAACTATAAGTAATATgccaatgaggtggtggtggagtggtaaggaaGAGTTTTGGTGTTTCAAGGGACCCAATTTTGATTCCTGCCCTCTCCGTTAATTTCTGCGGCACCTAGTGATGATGAGAGACTAGGCGAATAGGTGAAGATCGCTaattcgatccttgaactgagcgagTTTTACCTCACAGCGCTGttgtgccttcgggcgagtgttcacgagCTTCGGCCCTaagtgagggttttccccggttcagAGACGAGTGTATTCCAAtatggtgaatttcgccagtatcACATTTGAAGGATTcgtttaccgttaaaaaaaaaactataagtAATATAGTAAGTTGTTTAATTTTCTACATAAAatcatattattaattaataaaaaataacaaGTAAAAGAAACAGGAGGAAATGCTATTGTTTTAGGGATATAAAAGTAAAAGTTTGTCCTGTAAATGCGTAACATTCCACTTGGTCTTCTTCCTCAACAACTCCGATCTACACCAGCTGCCGCCATGACCGACGCTACCACACTACCTTTTCAAACACTACATCTTCCATCCAATCGTCTTGCGTTTTCAAATTCCGGATCTTCTTCAAGGTCCCTTTCAGATTTTTGGAGATTCAAATATGACGTATGCACAGGGAGTTTGAAGGCCTTGAGCCAGCAAAGATCGATTCCGGTTATTGATTCTTCTTCCCCTGTTTCACTCGACCTCAAACCTATTTTAAACGAATGCCAATTTGATCACGTCATTCATGATGCTCAACGGTTGGATGACTCGGTTGTTGTTTTGTGGTATGTTTACTGCTTTAGATTGTTGCAAAATATGTATTTGTTATTATTATGAATATGTATATGATGATTAACATGGGTTTGTATTCTAATTTCATGCTGATACTTTATGTGTTAGGCTTTGTGTTTAGTAGAATCGGTTTTGCTATTCAAAAGAGGCTTATTACCTAGGGCTCTAAACGAACCGaatgttcagcgaacagttcgtgaactgttcggcgggaagttggtgaaaatgaacaagaaattccgttcgattagttaaatgaacgaacacgaacaactgtctcgttcgttcaattgcgTTCATGAatgttcggtaacgtgttcgtaaacattcgttcatgttcgtttgtttatgttcattaaatatttttttagcatttatttattttatctaaatCTTTTATATTCCTTAATTCTTATTTATCTCATTACCCAAACAAATAAAATAGGAAACCCTACCTCCACCTTTCTTTCTTATTATTCACATCGAAAAATACAATTGAACTTCGTCGATTTTAtctgtgttcgtgaaccgttcatgaacatgttcatttccttaacaaacgaacacgaacaaaaaatctcgttcggtaagtgttcatgaactgttcgtgaacacataatattcttaacgaacgaacacgaacaaggccttgttcgagttcgttcggttcgtttacaaccctggCTGCCTGCCACTATATTGTAATGGCCACCAGTTTCTTAATTTTCATCATATTATACAATTTCTATTCAGGATCTTAATCTTATTGCCACATATCAATATTTGATGGGATATGGATCATGTTTAGCCAGAATTATTAGGTGAGCTAATGTTATTTGTGTTCATAGGATGGCAAAGTGGTGCAGGAAATGCATATATTTGAAACCAACATTGGAAAAATTGGCAGCTGATTATCACCCAAGGTTAAAACTTAAAACTCGCCCTTTTGCTCAACTATCGCGATGTTCACATTTCTCATACTTACTTGTGTTTGGATATGTTAAAAGCAGGGTAAAGTTTTACTGCATTGATGTCAACAACGTCCCGTATCAGCTTGTGGTTCGGGCTGGGGTCACTGTAAGTCTCTCATGCCCGCACAATTAGTTCAGTTTATCATTTTCAGACGTTAACACTTGAATTGTGCAATTTCATGTCATTTGACTCATTTGGGATCGGATGTGCTCTATAATCACAGAAAATGCCAACTATACAGGTGCACAGATTTATctaacaatatttttattatgtttGCTAGCTGTTGCTACCTTCGAAACTAATGTGTTTTGGTATTCCAGCTATGGAAAGATGGGAAGAAACAAGCAGAGGTGATCGGAGGTCACAAAGCGTATTTAGTTGCTAACGAGGTTCGTGAAATGATAGATGATGAAGGGCAACCTTAATTTCTTTCTACATATGTTCTTGTTTTTTGTTCTTCTAGAAATGGACACATAGATTTGTATATACTGCAGAGAATAAGcaataaactgtttttttttttttttttttttgccatatAATCCCTAATCTGTTGTTTTGGTATCACTTTGTAATTGTAACCATCATGCAACAATGCATACTCTGAAAGCTCATCGTTTTCGACCATGTGTAAAAACTATCCGTTACTCATAAAGAAGAAATATTTGTTTGTTTTTCCTCATTTCTTTTTCTCTTCGATGGATGGATGACCGGATAAAGGATGTTACGGACCAATAAGTTATGGAATGATATTGTTTGGGCTCTCGTCGGGTATCAATGGCCAACATCAGGCTATTCCGGCAACAACTTACTTATGCCCTGGTCACTAGCATCAAGTCCTGTCAGAAATTAATGATACAAGAATAGATTCACAAAGGACTTTGGATACGAAAATCTATACACACAAACTTATCTAAATTCTACAGGATGATCATCAATCAACAACAACTCATGAACAACTTGTGAAGTTCTATCAACAATCTctagacactactgagcgaatTCAATGAATTGAGTTATGCCAACTGTTGAACCCTTAGTTATATATAGGTTCAACAGCTCTGGTGGCCCAGCTCCTATCCGCAACTCTCCAGCTCATGAAGCCTTTAGCCCAAATACAAGTAATTCCAATTCAGCCCAATATATTTGTACCTCATGAAACAATAAGTCGCATATTAATATTTATAACTATGACAATATCATGAAACAATAatagggtgtttggggttgagttttgaatgagatttttagattattgagttttgaaattGTAAATAATCAATTTTAAGTGTTtaggtaaaaaatgaaaaaattgattatttgcgtttagaaagttacaaaacgcAGTTTCCCAAAAGCAGCACCCCCCTATTGCaacaaaacgcagttttccaaaaattgattatctgcgtttagaaaaggattttcacttgtttatatttttaaatatatatttgccaaacacttaaatagttgattatctgattattgtgatatcaagtaacataatcaaatccaaacactatctttcaacaTCACGTTTTGTTACAGTTAATTATCTGATTCTAATTATTTAAAACGCATAagctattttcaaaactcaaccccaaacaccctctaagtcgtatattaatatttataactATGACGATTCAGGGAGatgatcaaataggaagtttgaTTTGGGTAGGAAGTCTATAAAATAATAATAGGACATGTGGCAAATAACAAAACAAAGGGATGGGCCTTATTagtcatgtcacaccccaatcgatggcagaatcatcgaggcgcggcactaggcgaatcagattgctcaagagaatccataacaactatttagtgacaatatttaatgcgttcattatcccatactaataaacaatataTCAGCAAACAGTTATACAGATTTCATGttctctcaaacaatacaaatccgacaacctagattcaTTGTGAGTTTTTAGACTCCCTAGCTTGTTTCGAGATAGTCTGcgattaacctgcaacatacgttaaaataatgtcaatacaaaaagtattggtgagtatacaggtttgatatagtAATAAAGTAGATAAAAgcgctgcgaatttccacatacataaacgagatacacaACATACACACTACAAGACAAATACTAAAAGCTAAGTCACTCGATGACTGCGATGGGGATCCCAACGAGGGCGTGATTTCcttaactagaccccgtcgggtgtgGGTCCAACTATAGTACCATACTAGCTAAGGTGGGACGTCGCGAGTAagagtcctaacacatatgtatcaagcatcacgtgtaaatTTGTACGTCAGTTATTCGCATGTGATAATAGTTTAGAGTATAGACTGCGTTTTGATAAGTGCGTTTTcgataggaacgtatgttacaccctaAAGTGTGTTTAAAGTgttaaaaggggtcaagtatac is from Helianthus annuus cultivar XRQ/B chromosome 9, HanXRQr2.0-SUNRISE, whole genome shotgun sequence and encodes:
- the LOC110875702 gene encoding uncharacterized protein LOC110875702, with protein sequence MDQMTSKWTDLNGKISKFNACFIQKSRNPQSGASEATIMQQATAEYCKTYSKGTFPHVAAWEVARHHPKWVPIELVDTHGPTAPKKRGGSKRSKTSESGNYTTSASDNLPQMNLNDDPLDEPDQPLNEPVEEDTPTRPRRRRGGESSSKGKEAVAESIFRIEEEKMTQFKKAEQRKETMMSLKVEREQAYKEHLKTIERQNDLKILCENHAHLDEPFKSVVIEQKRAICAKWGWEMPPV
- the LOC110877695 gene encoding thioredoxin-like 3-2, chloroplastic, whose protein sequence is MRNIPLGLLPQQLRSTPAAAMTDATTLPFQTLHLPSNRLAFSNSGSSSRSLSDFWRFKYDVCTGSLKALSQQRSIPVIDSSSPVSLDLKPILNECQFDHVIHDAQRLDDSVVVLWMAKWCRKCIYLKPTLEKLAADYHPRVKFYCIDVNNVPYQLVVRAGVTKMPTIQLWKDGKKQAEVIGGHKAYLVANEVREMIDDEGQP